One Sphingomicrobium sp. XHP0239 DNA segment encodes these proteins:
- a CDS encoding ribonucleotide-diphosphate reductase subunit beta has product MSLLQARKTYKPFEYPWAYDYWKKQQQVHWMPEEVPLGEDCRDWAQKLTDHERNLLTQIFRFFTQADVEVQDCYHEKYGRIFKPTEVKMMLAAFSNMETIHIAAYSHLLDTIGMPESEYSAFLDYKEMSDKADYMNEFGVDTDEDIAKTIAMFGGFTEGLQLFASFAMLMNFPRFNKMKGMGQIVSWSVRDESLHCEGIIRLFHEFVSERDCLTPAVRDEIVDMCQKVVRLEDNFIDLAFELGPVEGMTPKDIKKYIRYIADWRLSQLGFKPIYMVEEHPLPWLAPLLNGVEHANFFETRATEYSKGATKGDWNTVWDNFDSRQKAKIAKADDEGDEALADMFAK; this is encoded by the coding sequence ATGAGCCTTCTTCAAGCCCGCAAGACCTACAAGCCCTTCGAATATCCCTGGGCCTACGATTATTGGAAAAAGCAGCAGCAGGTCCACTGGATGCCCGAGGAAGTGCCGCTGGGCGAGGATTGCCGCGACTGGGCGCAGAAGCTCACCGATCACGAGCGCAACCTCCTGACGCAGATCTTCCGCTTCTTCACCCAGGCCGACGTCGAGGTGCAGGACTGCTACCACGAAAAATACGGCCGCATCTTCAAGCCGACCGAAGTGAAGATGATGCTCGCCGCCTTCTCCAACATGGAGACGATCCACATCGCGGCCTACAGCCACCTGCTCGACACCATCGGTATGCCCGAGAGCGAATATTCGGCCTTCCTCGACTACAAGGAAATGTCCGACAAGGCCGACTACATGAACGAGTTCGGCGTCGACACCGACGAGGACATCGCCAAGACGATCGCCATGTTCGGCGGCTTCACCGAGGGGCTGCAGCTGTTCGCCAGCTTCGCCATGCTGATGAACTTCCCGCGCTTCAACAAGATGAAGGGCATGGGACAGATCGTCAGCTGGTCGGTGCGCGATGAAAGCCTCCACTGCGAGGGCATCATCCGCCTGTTCCACGAATTCGTGTCGGAACGCGACTGCCTGACCCCCGCCGTGCGCGACGAGATCGTCGACATGTGCCAGAAGGTCGTCCGGCTCGAGGACAATTTCATCGACCTCGCGTTCGAACTCGGCCCCGTCGAGGGCATGACGCCCAAGGATATCAAGAAGTATATCCGCTACATCGCCGACTGGCGCCTCAGCCAGCTGGGCTTCAAGCCCATCTACATGGTCGAGGAACACCCCCTCCCCTGGCTCGCCCCGCTGCTGAACGGTGTCGAGCACGCCAACTTCTTCGAAACCCGCGCGACCGAATATTCGAAGGGCGCCACCAAGGGCGACTGGAACACGGTGTGGGACAATTTCGACAGCCGCCAGAAAGCGAAGATCGCAAAGGCGGACGACGAGGGCGACGAGGCGCTGGCGGATATGTTCGCGAAGTAG
- the drt2 gene encoding antiviral reverse transcriptase Drt2 produces MRIKKLGGWFRQRHYPHFDYPIGYETAKQFACVPSNVARHSFLPLIGYTDSRRTFKTDNSNKAIVRRKRPRKVGVKAREIKYAAHRDAAIYAFYAYKLQLQYEDWLGRNDLQRAVLGYRSGLGSNVDMAADAFAEISARGQCTVMCFDISDFFPSISHFELKCALREVLQTEELTLDWFNVFKSIVRHNWVDLKQISIPLGFKPTDPPSPLVDDIGPALETLRGAKLIHSNSMKRNGIPQGLPISAVFANVAMAEFDKKIQAWVAANDASYRRYSDDIMIICNPDAEADAEHVVTRAAGSHSGLVINPDKTEVSRFTHHQGDLAVDKPVTYLGFTFDGQRVLLRARTLSRYYRRMTYAVRGTIRGAARKGQPAHKAYRRKLYRDISHLGKQNFYSYASRADKKFVNSGVKRQLRNHFKILLRKLANRGR; encoded by the coding sequence ATGAGAATTAAGAAGCTTGGCGGGTGGTTTCGACAACGCCATTACCCACACTTTGATTATCCTATTGGTTACGAGACGGCCAAGCAGTTTGCTTGCGTACCTTCTAACGTGGCGCGTCATTCGTTTCTTCCCCTTATAGGCTACACTGATAGTCGAAGGACTTTCAAAACGGATAACTCCAATAAGGCGATCGTACGGCGTAAGCGGCCTCGAAAAGTCGGCGTAAAAGCCCGTGAGATAAAGTATGCGGCCCACCGAGACGCTGCGATCTATGCGTTTTACGCCTACAAGCTGCAATTGCAGTACGAAGATTGGCTTGGTCGCAATGATCTTCAGAGAGCCGTCCTGGGGTATAGAAGCGGTCTAGGATCAAATGTTGATATGGCGGCTGATGCCTTTGCTGAAATTTCAGCACGAGGGCAGTGCACAGTGATGTGCTTCGACATATCTGATTTCTTTCCTTCAATAAGTCATTTTGAGTTAAAGTGTGCGCTTCGTGAAGTATTGCAAACCGAGGAGCTCACGCTTGATTGGTTTAACGTATTCAAAAGCATAGTCCGGCATAACTGGGTAGATCTGAAGCAGATCAGTATTCCTCTAGGATTTAAACCGACGGACCCGCCTTCCCCACTCGTCGATGACATCGGGCCGGCTCTTGAGACATTACGAGGTGCCAAACTCATTCATAGCAATTCGATGAAAAGAAATGGAATTCCGCAAGGTCTACCCATTTCAGCAGTTTTTGCGAATGTTGCGATGGCCGAATTCGACAAGAAGATTCAGGCATGGGTCGCTGCAAATGATGCCAGTTACCGGCGCTACTCCGATGACATTATGATAATTTGCAATCCGGACGCAGAAGCCGACGCTGAACACGTCGTGACACGCGCGGCGGGCTCCCACAGTGGGCTAGTGATTAACCCCGATAAGACCGAAGTCAGCCGGTTTACCCACCATCAGGGCGACCTTGCCGTCGATAAACCAGTCACATACCTCGGCTTCACGTTTGATGGACAGCGTGTCCTACTTCGCGCCCGAACTTTGTCGAGATACTATCGGCGCATGACCTACGCAGTTCGGGGAACAATTCGTGGAGCTGCGCGGAAAGGCCAACCTGCTCACAAAGCTTACAGGCGCAAATTATATAGAGACATCTCACATTTGGGTAAGCAGAACTTCTATTCGTATGCGTCTCGTGCCGACAAGAAGTTTGTGAATTCCGGAGTGAAAAGACAACTTCGAAACCACTTCAAAATCCTGCTTCGGAAACTTGCCAACCGTGGACGCTAA
- a CDS encoding DUF2171 domain-containing protein: MFEKQRIKEHMEITDAKGQHVGTVDGVEDDRIKLTKSDAADDSHHFIPLSDVDRLEDNRIYLNETARIPAGLGTVGS; this comes from the coding sequence ATGTTTGAGAAGCAACGCATCAAAGAGCATATGGAAATCACCGACGCGAAGGGCCAGCATGTCGGCACCGTCGATGGGGTCGAGGACGACCGCATCAAGCTGACCAAGTCCGACGCCGCCGATGATAGTCATCACTTCATTCCGCTGAGCGATGTCGACCGTCTGGAAGACAATCGTATCTACCTCAACGAAACCGCGCGGATCCCTGCCGGTCTCGGAACGGTCGGATCGTAA